The stretch of DNA ACCGCAGCGTTCAAAGCTAACGATATAACTTCTGTAGGTTCATTAAATCAAGCCCGAACTCCCATGGATGGGTAAGCTATCCATTAATGTGACTACAGAGCACAATTTATTGTCCGAGAATAGGTCAATTCCAGGGACGTTGAACAGCTATGGAAAGACACGTTCACTTATTGCTATAGGTATGCTACAGTGCTTAGTATTATTGGCAAAGGATTCATTAATAAACATTGGATCaagggaggaagaagaattcATTTTTCCTATTACGATTCATCCTGATGTCAGCGGGTAAGTGATGTTTGGCTCCTCTCTGTAATCCCCCTCAGTATATGACCATTACTAGTCGTCCCCATGTCCTCCTTATGCTGGTGAGAAGATGTCTGGGTTAAAAGTATGCTTAGCGAATGACCAATGCATCTCGCAGGAGCGCTTCATCGAATGGGTAAACACGCATGAAAACGTCCATTGGGTTCCAATGATAGAAATGGCACGAGATTTCAGGAAGAAGAACTCGCCTGCTCCTAACGCAAAGATGCCTGTTGGTCTGAAGCAGGAAATCTAACATGGTCTTTATTTTTCGATGAAAGAACGTTGGGAAGGAATTTGTACATCATTAGTCAGGAAATAGGAAATATCACGTTCGAGACCCCTATCTGGCGCCATCTAACCTTCGCTGCATACTTCAGTCTCCAGCTGACTGAGTAAATTATTTATGGATGATGCATTCCGCTTATCCGAATGCCGATGCAGATCAGAGTTCTCGCTTCTTTAACCTCCTCCCCATCTTGCTTTCTACCTCCATCTGAGAGACACTTTTCATCAGACTTGAACGAGGATAACTGAACGAGGGTACATTCAATATGTCTGGAGCACCACATCTGCACGACGAGCTGGCGAATAATCCAGAGAGAGTTACTGTCGAGACAGCATTTGGGCCTGTAATAGGAGGCCGGGCACAGAATGGTTCCGCCATTTTTTTGGGTACGATGTTACTATCACTCAAGACAGAAAAATGGTTATTGACAGTTATGCCTCAGAAATCCCCTACGCGTTGCCTCCAGGGAGATTTGAAGACCCTGTCGCACTCCCTTCAAATTATCGTTACGACAAAGACAGAGAATATATAAGGGAGACTACATGTTAGTACGCATTCTTGAGGATACGTGAAGCCCCTAAAACCTTTCGAATTTAGATGGTGTCCAACCACTAAACGACGGCCAAGCGGCAGGTAGTCCAGATGCTCGTACAACATAGTGACTATCTAAACCCCCTTCTAGATATGCCTTTTAAAGACAAAGTTGGATATGGAGAGCCTTCAGAAAATCCGTAAGGTCCCCTCGCATCTCTCAAGCATTTATACTGACTGTCGGTCATAGACTCTTCTTGAACATCGCCATACCTCCTACTTTCCCAGAAGTCAGGAGATTTCCGGTGAGGGTATACATACATGGAGGGTAACTTTATCGTCAACCGTGTTTTCAGCCCTTTGTAATCGATAAACCTTAGTTTCCTGCAATTTGGATCACCTCACACACTCGGATCTCAAGCTCAATACATCGCAGCAGAGCGTTCGGAGATCTGGGTGAATGTGGGATACAGGCTTTCGGCGTTTGGCTTTATAGCCTGTGACAAGCCAAAGCTCACCGGAAATTATGGCTTTAAAGATCAATGGGTGGCGCTAGAATGGATCAAAGCAAACATCGAGGCTTTCGGAGGTGTGTTGTTTGTCCCTGGGTATAGGTCCATAGGACATGATCTCTGACCGACTTCAGGTAATCCAAATGATATTCAAATAACCGGGCTATCTGCAGGTGGATCACACGGCTGGAAAGTTTATTGCAGATATTGACATATGCGCGTTTTAGGCGCACATTCTGTGCATCAGCTATTGCACCATGCGTCCTTGCTTCCGGAGGGAAAAAAAGCACCATTTAATTCGGCTGTTCTTCAGTCAAATGCAATGCTGTAAGTGTCCGTCGGCATATGAATTTTTGTGAAGCATATACGACGTTGGGTCCCGCCAGAACCGATCCAAAGACACCCGAGGAGCTACGTCCGCAATTCATTGCCCTATGTGAAGCTCTTGGTTTAGATCCAGAAGCCCCCGACGTTCTAAACACCTTGAAGGACCCAAGCAAAATTTCATGGCAATCAATCACGAAGGTAATTGAAACCGATGCTATAGGACACTTTGGTACATTTCGAGGATGTCTGTCGGAGGATTGGATATCAGTCAATCCAGGACCTATGGAATGGCAAAGGTGTGGGGGGCTCTCCCGGGGCCTCCGGACTCGGGGGGTGAGCAGCATCGTCGTCGGAGATCTCATCGAAGAATGGTATCTCTACTCCATCGCTCATCCAATCAAGCATCCTGAAGATATATTGCCCAACTTGGAACGGTATATGCCAACCGATCTTGCACAGAAATTGCTTGAAGTATTCCCCAAGCTTCCACCGGATGCCGGAGCAAAGGATAGCGCGAAATTATATGGAGATATATTGAGTTGTACTCAGGTGCACCTTCCTGCGCGTTTGCTTGCTAAAGATTTGGAAGCACAAGGGTATCCGATTATGAGGTATGAGATTCGTTGGACACCGGAGAAGTATCGACCATTAGGTTTGTGCACGTCTTTTACCCATATACCAATTTTCACCGATTATTAGGGTACGTGACACATGGATGCGATCGGCTTCTGTGGGCCTTGCGAATCCCAAGTTTAGAGCCAGTAGAAGTCGATGTCGCCAAGGAATGGATAGAAAATGTTTCAAAGGAAGTGGAGGGGATGAACGCAGGAGAATCTTGCCACAATAGCCGCCTCATGCTGACACTGAAGGAAGACAAAAGTATAGGTTGGACGACTGACGAGAAATGGGAGGATTTAATGAAATTGGAGCCAATCTTGGAGTCGAGAAAGGGGAAATTTGGGGTTGCGCCCTATAATCTGTAGCGCTGAGTTCTATGAATAGTTGGTCAGCATTGTCCTAGGTTTGCTTGTAGTTAAAAGTGTTGAAAAAGATTGCTTGGCTCGAGAAGTAGTTCTGTACGCCATTTCTGTGCAAAAAGAGGGTGTTAATTCTTTTTAAAGGAAAAAAGGTTCCTTTAAGCTTTAAACAAGATTGTAGAACTCTTGTAGAACCTCGTCGTAGTTGGTTCTAAACTATGATTGAGGACGAAGTATCAGGTAGAGGACAGTCGGACAGTGTGACATTGAAAGTAAGTAGATCGATTTCGAGTGTCACAGGCACGACATGGGGTATTGTGGTAATGCTGATGCTCCTTAAGAGAATACCAATTTGAAGATCAAACAGCAGCCTGAGTACGCGTCGGATGAACTGGATGAACGAGAAACAGAAGCAGTAATGGCAGACGCGACGGATGTGAAAAAGAGAATTTTATATCCGCGAAGGGGAGCAAGCTCACAAAGGCGGGGCCCGAGGTAAGCTAagagacaaagaaaaatagtTCTTTGGCAGGTCCTTGTATGAGATCGAAACCCTCGACAGAAGGGTTTCACCATCCCATCCTCCTAGTACAAGTCTAGCAGAAACTTCCTAATGGCAGCATTTAGAACTGGTCTACCTGCGAAAAGCAGTTGAATGTCAGAGTTCAAAGTGAAGAAAATGGGAAGTCCGAAGAACAATGTTTTGCTTTTCGATGCGGCGGCTTGAACTTCTTTGGCTTCGAACAGCGGGTTATGCCCTCCCCTCCTCTATTCTCAGAGGACAGTCCGAAGTATGGTCGTCGTACTCTTGAGTGTAAGACGTCTCTGGAGAGAGACGTAATGGCGAGGGCGAACAGGAAATTAATGATTGAGTAACGAAGCTTTGAATGGGGGAGACTCCCGGTTGGGGCTGAATCGGGAGATGAAAAAAGGACACTCCGAGGCAGAAAAGGTTTTCGCAAAATGAGTCCAAGAGACAGGCACATCCACAGAAAAAAACCCAGCTACCAGAAATTTTTTGGGATGGGCATTAAACGCACGTTGACTAGGTTATTGACATTGAGACATTTCAGATGCAAGTTGCAACACTCATCACGTGATGTCGGAATTCCACGCATTCTCGCCATTGAAACGGCATGATCCTTGAACGTAACAACATCTTTTACTGCGCGTTTCTACATTTTTTACTTATCGCTCATAAGGATCGTGTTTAGCACAAGTACGTCTTGTAACTTGCTTTGCCTTATTGTCTTCCTTATCACGCACCATAGAGAACCTGGGAGATGTCTCTCCAAATCAATCTCTCTAGCACAGAGATTGCGAAGGCGTACCAAGACGTTATCGATGGCAATGGAATAGATTGGGCGATATTTACCTACCAAGGCGGAACAAATGATCTAAAGGTGCAAGCAACTGGAAATGGAGGATTAGATGAGCTGGAAGAGGAGTTCTCGGATGGAAGGTACGTTTAAGGTTTATCTGATATCACACTTGCTACAAACTGAGTTTTGTGAAGGATCCAATATGCTTTTGTTAAAGTGGTAGATCCTAATGTAATTGCGAATTCTCTTATAGTGCCTTATCGATCTAACGCACCTTGTAGAGTCAACTACCAAAATTCGTTCAGGTCAATTGGTGCGGTGATGGTGTACCAGAAGCTAAAAAGGGGCTTTTCCACACTCATTCCAGCGCTGTTTCTCGATTTCTACGGGGCACACATGTAGTTATTACTGCTCGAAACGAGGTGCGCCTTCAATCATGGTTCAAGATTAATTCCCTAAATCATGCTCTTGTAGAATGATGTCACCCCTTCCCTCATCATGTCGCGGGTTGAGGCGGCGTCAGGGGCCAAGTACTCAAATCAGAAGGAAACACCGCGAAAATTCGAGCCCATCGCTCCCGTTGGATCCAGTTATACTCCCGTCGGAAAGGTAGATATTGCGGCGTTGAAAAAAGCACCACCGCCTGCTTCCAAACCCGCAGCACCTTCGTCGTCTAGGCCGGCATTTAGCGCACCTAAGACATCGACGCCATCCGCAGGATCTCTGTACGGAAAGACCATTCCCGGTGGTTCCGCTCCCGCAGACTCATGGCCCGAAGAAGAGGTTGCACCAGTGTCGACACCTCCCCCGCCTCCTCCAGCATCATCCCGCCCACCGACCATCCCAACCAGTAATCGACCTGCTTTCAGCGCGTCACCTGCTTTCAGCGCGTCACCTGCTTTCAGCGCGTCACCTGCCTTCAGCGCGTCACCAGCTTTCAGCGCATCAGTCAGTACCTTTAATCACTTATAAATACTTTATTTATGTATCATCAAGGTTCCCAAACAGCAGCCTACCCCCGCCTTTTCAGCAGTGCGCCCCTCTCCAGCTTCTGCGGCTGCACCTGTAGCTTCCGCCAATGTTCCGACAAAGCCGTCTGAAGAGGACCGGATTGAGCCTGCCAAAAGCGCCTATACACCTGTCAGTTTGCCGACACCGAAGAAACTCAAGAATCCGTTTGCTGCGATGGAGCAACAAAGCGCGGCTCAAGGTTCTAACTCCCCAGCTGGCGGTACCAAAAAGTTGTCGTGGGCAGAGAGGCAAGCACTCGCGAAAAAGCAagcagaggaggaagaagccAGAAGCCGCAGTGCTGCATTTATAGCTCCAGCTGCCTCCCCTGTTGCTAAGCCTGTCTTTAAATCGAGTGCTCCAGCTTTCGGCAAAGCTTCAGTCCCCCAGAGTACACCGAGAAACTTTGGCAGTGTTGGTGCGGccgctggtgctggtgtcgGGGTTGGTGCCGCTGCCGGAATTGCATACGCAGCTCAATCTAGTCAACCgccaccccctcctccttctgctcCTACCAGCTATGTCTCTGCCCGTGAAGCTGTTCAAGAAGCAGCTTGGGGTGCCGAAGATGCTGCAGAAGAACCGGAACCAGAGCCTGAGCCGGAATATGAGGCTGTAAGTACCTCTCTAAGTTATCTAAAGTTTATATCCTCAGCAAAACAACTTTTAATtagccaccaccaccacctccgcctccacctccgccgccaccgcctcCCCCAGCACGCGCtgctgaggctgaggtggCAGAGCCAGAGTATGAggccccaccaccaccgcctcctcctcctcctcctcctccgccaccaccaccaccaccaccgcctgcTCCCGCTCCAGTCGCGCAAGTGGAACCGGAGTACGAGGccccaccaccgccaccaccacccccgcctccgcctcctccgccgcctcCGCCCGCGCCTCCAGTTGCCCAGGTAAGCTTGATTAAACATACACTTACCATCTTTGACCATTTACGGTAATACAGATGGCCGCTCTATCTGTGGCTCCGGAACcggaaccagaaccagaaccagaaccggTCCATGTACCACAGTCTGGTCAAGGCATAGTTGCAGTCGTCCTTTATGAATATGAGGTAACATTCATTACGTTGGCAATTAATACCACTTACTGAGCTACGATGACATTTAGGCAACAGAAGATAATGAAATGAATCTAGTGGAGGGAGAATACATTGAACAAATTGAAGAGATTGATGAAGGTTGGTGGTCAGGTGTTGGTCCAGGAGGAAAGTCGGGCTTGTTCCCAGGTACACCCATATTCAATGCAATTTATGTCGCCACATTGCTCATTTGATTTCATTAGCCAATTACGTCGAAATCGTGGAACATGCtccagaggaagaagcagcGCCGCCAgcgccgcctcctcctccaccaccacctcctccacccgTACGTTATCAAACTGTGCAACAGTGCATGCGCAATGCTGAGATCTCTTTAGGCTGCTCCCGCTGCTCCTCCCGCACCCCCTCGTGCGCCAACACCCCCTCCTGCTGATGTTGGAATCACTGCTATAGCACTCTACGAGTTTGTATATTCGTCGTTTGATAGAATGCATACACTGACTCCTTCTTTAGTTATGATGCTGCTGAAGACAACGAGATAACGTTCCGTGAAGGAGAAACGATCACTGAGATTGCACCTGCCTCAGAAGATTGGTGGCAAGGCAAAAATCCTCGTGGCGAAATCGGCCTCTTCCCTGGTGTGTTATCTCTCCTGGTCTGGATAGGCTTTTTTCTCACTCGATTTGATTAATAGCGAACTACGTGGAGGTTCAAGGAGAGGATTGATTAAACATAATTCAAATAGATTTCTTTCTATATCGTTTTCTTGCTTTCAAattccctttctttttttccaacGGTGTATGGACCTTGCATCTCACTTTTTAGGTCGTCTTTGCTTGGTTTTAGGTCCTTTGTTCAATACATCAAAGCAGGCATTTCCCCATTCGGAATTTAGAAGTTGTTGGTCCCAAATAGTCACCGTTGTCAGTTGGTCCAAGATGCCCCATCCATAATTCGAACGTAAACTGTTACGAACAAGATTTGCCCTTCAGAAACCAACTGAACCTTCTTGTGCTCCTTCACTCTGTCAGAAGCTTGGAATATATTTACCTTTATGTTATTCTCAGGCTTGGGTGAACCTTGGAGCATCTTTCAGACTTCGCTGCCATCCAGCTGACATTCTTATCATGAATCATTAAGCGTGCTTCAGTCCACTGGTCCCTCGTTCAATTCGACAGCTGTGGGGTGAGTCTATGGTTTTTCCTTGCGTCCTTATATCTCTAACGCTATTCTCCTCCAAAAGTCAACAATGGAGGGGCGCTAACGCATACAGAGGCAGATTTTCGAAAGGCGcagttcttcttctgttaCGGGATGGATGATCCATGGCTCAATGAGTTGAGCAGCTCTCCTCTCCATCAAGTCATCCtacgtgtgtgtgtgtgctgATAATTTATTTCTAATCTCCTGCGGGACGCTAGACTCCTCTCCCGGTCCTTAATAGTATGTCAATCAATTCACACAACCTATCACGATGCCAGCAACGCCGCCCCTAATCGTTAgccactttttttttgctctttcgTTGGCAGGTGCGCCACGCCTGTTGGGTCACCCTTTGCGTTATCGAGGATTTCATTATGCCTATCGCGGAATACACGCTTGACGGTGTGTGTATATGCGCGAGAACATTTGGGCGCATATATCAATGGTTTATATGTCTTACAGCAGGATTCGACGAAGCTAGAATACGCATATTGGAACCTCctattagtattagtatCGTCCCAGAGGCCCACAAATCCGTCCGCGCACAGCGTGAGACAGCACGAAAAGGCTCGCCACTCAAGTCaccgctgctgccgctggCCCGTGACTGCGACTCTGCTGTGGCACCAGCAGCACCTGCTAATCAACGAAAGAGACGTCTCGGAAACGAGGATAGTCTCCTAGCTCAACATGCACATGACGTACACGTACTTGAAGTTGAACGCCCAACGAAAAaggtcaaaatcaaaagggACGCGCATGATGATGAACCCGTCCGTATATCCGATGTCGATGAACCAATTTTAGTCGCGTCGCCGTCTGCACCGCAGAAGCACTCCAAGTCAGATATCCTTGCGGAGGAATCAGGCGGTGTGCCTGTACTTGAATCTGGAGCAAAACACGTCTATTTCCATCACCCAAAGCTTGCTCGCCGGCAGGCTGAGGCTGTAGCCAAATCTAAACACGCGTTTAAAAAGTGTATCGTTCGCACAGAGAACACCAGCACCACGCAGCCCAAAAAAGCAGGCGCAAGATCCACACAGTAAGATCTGCCTACTACAGTCCATTGAGTTTGATAGGGTTTGCTTACTGACCAAAAATCCGCAAATGGTCTAGTCCGCTGAATCCGCATACACTGTTCTGGAATGACATATTCGCAAAGTCGTTTCCCAGAACCGGAACAGCGCTATTAAAAGTGTCAGTGCGGGACCTGGTCCACGCACCGCGAACGAAAGGAGTCATATTTGATGTCAATAAGTCCTACCTGGGAAAGCCTTTCATTAACCTCGAAATTGAAAACGACGAAAAACATAACAACGCAACGCATTGACGGATGACGAATACGTTCTAGGCATTTTTTCCGCGTCGACTATTTattaattacaaatgaaTCGAAGCAAAAATAAACCATGTCCACCAAGTTAGATAATTTTGTCTGTGACcggcggtggtggttgtTGTCGTCATTAAAAAAAATGCCATCGCTATTCCATGCTTGTATATACGACTGATTTGTTGGATGGACATCAGTATCTGGTAGGCATAGAAAAAATGCGTTGGCGTGTAGGGGTCTCACGAATGACTCGCGAGTGGGTGGGGTCACTGGGGTGGCTGGGCTGCAGACTCTGCGGCGCCAGATGGATAGTATAAAGCAACTGACTATCCTACTAGGTAAAGGTTCTGATGGACGGTATGCAGCGCATGAAAACCTGTTCAAGAAGTGACTCATAATGAGGCCTGTACGGCAGGAAATCCGCCAAGACAGACATGTGTTCAAGGTTCCAATGTGAGTATTGCCTGGTACTCATTTCGGATAAGAATAAATCCTGAAAAGGGTTGATATTAGTCTTTACTTTTTCAATATACGACGCAAAGAGCAAATCATAGTACATACGATCTGTTCCGCCTGCTGGCCGGCACCCGTAACGACTGAAGTGAACTCTGGGCAATCCCATGCGTGAGGCAGAATGTATTTGACGACTAGTTCCAGTCGGTGAAGTTGAGAAAGCTTGGTTGAAATTATATCGATGAGCTGAGGCGACAGTGAAACGAGACCGATGCGTAGACGGCTCAAACCCTGCTTCCGGCCTGAGAGCATGCTAACGACCTCCTCCACATCATCAAAAGTCCGATAGCAGCCTGTCAGAGACAAAGAGGTGATAGTCGACGCAAATTGGGAAAGGCATGATAACGAAGTGTATACGGGGAAGAGATTTGAGCTGATATCGAGGACACGCAGTTTGGGTAGATTGACACCATTAATTGCAGACCTGATCCAGGTATCGAATGACACAAGATCCGGGGTCAGCCCACGCCCTCCGATTTGGGTGGCGCGCAGACATAGTGTTCGAAGAGAAAGTCGGTGGACAGATAAGAATTGTGCGAGGCCCCTGGGGTCTCCTAGGTGAGTCGATTCGACAGGGACGGCGATGACTAGCTGCTCCAAGGCTGGTAGTCGCTTAACGGCGCAAAGCAAGGGAGATAGGTCTGCTGGTTCCCATGATTGAATCATAAGTATTCTCAAAGTTGAGCGAAGGCGGCTTATTGCTGGAGCGAGGTGTGCGGTCAATATCTCGTTTCGTTCCCAGACGGAATCAATATTTTCGGAATGGATGGTCAGCTGCAGCTCTTGCAGGTTGTCGACTTTGAAGGACGGGGTCAAGAGGTTCCGCATATTCTCCAGGGATAGGTCCAGAGAGAGTTTCCGAAGATTTCCCTGGAAGACGGTGGATAGGAAGGGGACAGCGGTCGCGCTGATGGAAGGCATCCCGCACCATGTCACGTAATAGTCGGTTACGTTTGGCAGCCCGCTGAGGACTTCGAGCATAAGTTGGACGACATCCTCCGCCCGCTTTAGTGTCCGCAGAAGCCGTATGCGGGGGTGCTTTGTTGGCCGCTTTGGTTCGAGAACCAGATTGGCGATGTCGACGAGTTTGTCCCGCAACGAACGCCGGAGAATTGGCTCGGGGTCGtgtctttctttgtcaagagCCTCCTTCAGAAAGCCAGGATAGACGTGGAGTATGCGGACGCGCTTCGCCACGAGCGGATCCCTGGACAGGCAGATTAGAGGGTGTCAAGGAGGAGATGAGAGTGAAAGGGGAGTACTTGAGACGCGCCAATCTCCTGAGCATCCTGTTGTCGAGGTAGGCAAAGCTCATCTGACGATAGCGACAGTCCATGGCGAGCTGGAAGAAGGCGCTGTTGACGGTGAGGAGATCCTGGAGGACGAGGGCGGGGAGAAAGTGGGCGATGTGGAGCCATATTTCATGGGGAATGGCTCGCATGGAGGGGGAAAGGGGGGGCGGAGGGAAAGAGTGATGGTATTGGATAAAAGGCAGCCATTTGAGATCTCGCTGCTCGCCATAAAGAAGAGAGACTGTTCAAAAGCCTGTCACTTGCCGTGATTGTTCGACAGCCAAAGTCGGCCTTGTTCCATTTTTGACTTTAATGACATTATGTAATCCCCTTCTTTTTGGCCTTGAGGCTGTCCTCAACAAACGACCTCCACTTCAAATCGGGTTAAACTCGACACATGCTCTTGACAAAACAACGGCATATGTTCTAATCTCACCAACAACCGCTCACCCAGGCGAATAACCTCAAAGAGGCTCCTCCTCCGGACTAGGCCTATCTGTTCTGCGGGATTCGCAAAAGCGAGGTGTGCATTATGACTCTCCGTCGCCGTGAAAAAAAAGTCGCACAACTCCGTCTACCCCTCGGCACTCCGGCAAATTCCATCCATTCTAGAACGCTGCAACGACGCTGGTTTAACTTCCAATAGCCTTTACCTAGCCATACTCGTCCCGCTCTGGGGCATTTCCTCGCCCCGCGGTCTATCGCCCTCCTTTTGGCCTTGTACACCGGCTTCTGCTTCGTTTGGGTTATCATATCTAGGCGACCGTTATCTAGAGTGAAAGCTGCTCCGCATTGCGACATACTTACTTTGGTTCAAACTCGACATGGAAGTGCAGCTGGGACTAGACTCTGCGCGAAATGCATCCCACTCGTCAAGCTAGGTAGGTATGTAACCCAATCTCCGACGCCTTGTCACAATGGCACGCCTGCGATACAGATACGCCTCCTAAGGACGTCTTTACTTGCCTTGTCACCCGCACGTCCGCGACATGTCCAAGCCTTTGTGCAGACTCGCTGTGGTGCCATCCATTTGCTGGTGAATTCCACGTCAAGTGCAGGCATATTTAGACTCTGGTCCAGGCAACAGTCTCAATTGGCATGCTATCTGCGCGCGCGTAGATCATTTTGGCCGGAACCAATAGCTGGCAGATGTACGCCAGTGTACAAAAGGCAGCTCTGCATGCGCAATGGCCTTGGATAGCCGCATTGATGAGGATAAAGTGCGGGCTGCATAGGCGTCATACGTGCAcgaaatttttttttgctcccaCCCATATCTTATATTTGTGACACATATCCAAGGGCAATGAATGACTACAACTTTCCGAGTACGTGGGGCATATGGAGTGTTTCGAATGCACACCTTGGCCAGACACAATCGCATTGTGAGCTATGAAACCTTGTTACAAGG from Psilocybe cubensis strain MGC-MH-2018 chromosome 7, whole genome shotgun sequence encodes:
- a CDS encoding putative esterase (putative esterase/lipase C417.12) yields the protein MSGAPHLHDELANNPERVTVETAFGPVIGGRAQNGSAIFLEIPYALPPGRFEDPVALPSNYRYDKDREYIRETTYGVQPLNDGQAADMPFKDKVGYGEPSENPLFLNIAIPPTFPEVRRFPVRVYIHGGFLQFGSPHTLGSQAQYIAAERSEIWVNVGYRLSAFGFIACDKPKLTGNYGFKDQWVALEWIKANIEAFGGNPNDIQITGLSAGAHSVHQLLHHASLLPEGKKAPFNSAVLQSNAMLTDPKTPEELRPQFIALCEALGLDPEAPDVLNTLKDPSKISWQSITKVIETDAIGHFGTFRGCLSEDWISVNPGPMEWQRCGGLSRGLRTRGVSSIVVGDLIEEWYLYSIAHPIKHPEDILPNLERYMPTDLAQKLLEVFPKLPPDAGAKDSAKLYGDILSCTQVHLPARLLAKDLEAQGYPIMRYEIRWTPEKYRPLGYVTHGCDRLLWALRIPSLEPVEVDVAKEWIENVSKEVEGMNAGESCHNSRLMLTLKEDKSIGWTTDEKWEDLMKLEPILESRKGKFGVAPYNL
- a CDS encoding Drebrin-like protein A, whose protein sequence is MSLQINLSSTEIAKAYQDVIDGNGIDWAIFTYQGGTNDLKVQATGNGGLDELEEEFSDGRIQYAFVKVVDPNSQLPKFVQVNWCGDGVPEAKKGLFHTHSSAVSRFLRGTHVVITARNENDVTPSLIMSRVEAASGAKYSNQKETPRKFEPIAPVGSSYTPVGKVDIAALKKAPPPASKPAAPSSSRPAFSAPKTSTPSAGSLYGKTIPGGSAPADSWPEEEVAPVSTPPPPPPASSRPPTIPTSNRPAFSASPAFSASPAFSASPAFSASPAFSASVPKQQPTPAFSAVRPSPASAAAPVASANVPTKPSEEDRIEPAKSAYTPVSLPTPKKLKNPFAAMEQQSAAQGSNSPAGGTKKLSWAERQALAKKQAEEEEARSRSAAFIAPAASPVAKPVFKSSAPAFGKASVPQSTPRNFGSVGAAAGAGVGVGAAAGIAYAAQSSQPPPPPPSAPTSYVSAREAVQEAAWGAEDAAEEPEPEPEPEYEAPPPPPPPPPPPPPPPPARAAEAEVAEPEYEAPPPPPPPPPPPPPPPPPPPPAPAPVAQVEPEYEAPPPPPPPPPPPPPPPPPAPPVAQMAALSVAPEPEPEPEPEPVHVPQSGQGIVAVVLYEYEATEDNEMNLVEGEYIEQIEEIDEGWWSGVGPGGKSGLFPANYVEIVEHAPEEEAAPPAPPPPPPPPPPPAAPAAPPAPPRAPTPPPADVGITAIALYDYDAAEDNEITFREGETITEIAPASEDWWQGKNPRGEIGLFPANYVEVQGED